The genomic stretch GCCTACCTCTACCATGGCCGCGTCAAGGCCCTGGGTGATGCGGCCCGCGAAGGCGGCCTGCAGTTCTGATCCGGCGACAAAGGAAAATTCGATGAGAGACGTTCAAGAGCGCGATAGCGAATTCGTCGACCGGCTGGTTCACATCAACCGCGTCGCCAAGGTTGTGAAGGGTGGTCGTCGCTTCGGTTTCGCCGCCCTGGTGGTGGTCGGTGACCAGAAGGGCCGCGTTGGCTTCGGTCACGGCAAGGCGCGTGAAGTGCCTGAGGCCATCCGCAAGGCCACCGAGCAGGCCAAGCGCCAGATGATCCGCGTACCGCTGCGCGATGCCCGTACGCTGCACCACGATGTGGTCGGCCACCACGGCGCCGGCAAGGTCATCCTGCGTGCCGCCG from Devosia sp. A16 encodes the following:
- the rpsE gene encoding 30S ribosomal protein S5; the encoded protein is MRDVQERDSEFVDRLVHINRVAKVVKGGRRFGFAALVVVGDQKGRVGFGHGKAREVPEAIRKATEQAKRQMIRVPLRDARTLHHDVVGHHGAGKVILRAAVPGTGIIAGGPMRAVFETLGVNDIVAKSQGTANPYNMVRATFDALKRVDSPRSVAARRGLKVSDLQARRGETVEA